A segment of the Deinococcus planocerae genome:
CGTGCCGCCGGAAGGGAAGCAACCTCATGACGGCCCCGAACTTCAGCCTGGACAACATGGATCTCACGGCGCTGGGCACGAGGTTGCAAAACGCCCGCAAGGCCGTCCGCCGCACCCAGCAGGACGCGGCCGACGCGCTGGGACTGGCCCGCACCACCCTCGTCGCCATCGAGAAGGGCCAGCGGCGTGTCACCCCCGAGGAACTCGTCGCGCTCGCGGACCTCTACGGGGCGAACCTGCACGACCTGCTGCGCCGACGCCCACCGGCGGGCGGGCTCGACGTGCAGTTCAAGGCGTACTTCAAGCAGCGTGGAACGGCCAACCCCGAGGAGGGCGACCGGCTCGAACAGGCGGCGGCGCTCCTGCAAGGGTACGCCGAGAACTACCTCGAGCTGGAGGAGATGCTCGAGACGCCCCTGCCCCGCAACTACCCCAGCGAGTACGACGTGCGCGGCATCGGGGCGGAGGCGGCGGCCGACGAGGTGGCCGAGGCCGAGCGGCGGCGCCTCGGGCTCGGGGACAGTCCCATCACCGACCTGCGGGGGGTGCTCGAAACCGAGGTGGGGCTGCGGATCTTCTACCTGGACCTCGACTCACGCGTGGCGGGCCTGTTCGGCTTCACCGAGGAACTCGGGGGCTGCATCGCCGTCAACGCCAAGCACCCGCCGGACCGCCAGCGCCTCTCGCTCGCGCACGAGTACGCGCACTTCCTCACCCGGCGTCAGCGCCCGGACGTGCAGGTGCTGCGCGCGGGCCGCCTGCCCGAGAGCGAGCGCTTCGCCGAGGCCTTCGCCCGAAGGTTGCTGCTGCCCTCCAGCGCGGTCCTTCGTCATTTGCGCAACCACATGCGGCACAGCGGCAAGCCCAAGATCGCGGACTTCGTGCACCTCGCGCGCTACTTCCACGTGTCCTTCGAGGCGTATGTACGCCGCCTGGAGGAACTCGGCGTGCTCGGCGCCGGCACCTTCGACCGGTTGAGGCTGGAAGGTTTCAAGGTGCGCGAGGCGCAGGAACTCGTGGGGGCTCAGGTGGATGAACTGCCGC
Coding sequences within it:
- a CDS encoding XRE family transcriptional regulator — translated: MTAPNFSLDNMDLTALGTRLQNARKAVRRTQQDAADALGLARTTLVAIEKGQRRVTPEELVALADLYGANLHDLLRRRPPAGGLDVQFKAYFKQRGTANPEEGDRLEQAAALLQGYAENYLELEEMLETPLPRNYPSEYDVRGIGAEAAADEVAEAERRRLGLGDSPITDLRGVLETEVGLRIFYLDLDSRVAGLFGFTEELGGCIAVNAKHPPDRQRLSLAHEYAHFLTRRQRPDVQVLRAGRLPESERFAEAFARRLLLPSSAVLRHLRNHMRHSGKPKIADFVHLARYFHVSFEAYVRRLEELGVLGAGTFDRLRLEGFKVREAQELVGAQVDELPPAKFPQRYTLLALEALERGLITEGRAARLLEVDRLEVRGLLEQFSGQSSVNAEGEVGWVRWQVDEDLAVRSR